From the genome of Vicia villosa cultivar HV-30 ecotype Madison, WI linkage group LG2, Vvil1.0, whole genome shotgun sequence, one region includes:
- the LOC131649793 gene encoding uncharacterized protein LOC131649793, with product MNELEEIRLDAYENAKIYKERTKKWHDKRISRKEFNEGDVVLLFNSRLKLFPGKLRSRWSGPFEVTKVYLSGAIEIKGKSSDSFVVNEQRLKHYHIVENKDYTDSPKLVELIVES from the coding sequence ATGAACGAGTTGGAAGAAATTAGATTGGATGCTTACGAGAATGCTAAGATTtacaaagaaagaacaaagaaGTGGCACGATAAACGCATCTCAAGGAAGGAATTCAATGAAGGAGATGTGGTGCTACTGTTTAATTCTCGACTTAAGCTATTCCCAGGAAAACTTCGTTCAAGATGGTCTGGTCCAttcgaagttaccaaagtatatcTGAGTGGCGCTAtcgaaattaaaggaaaatcGAGCGATAGCTTCGTTGTAAACGAGCAGCGATTGAAACATTACCATATTGTTGAaaacaaagactacactgatagtCCTAAGCTCGTAGAGTTAATCGTCGAGTCGTAG